TGGCCCTGTGTTCAGGCTCAGCAGGAAAAACCTCTTCCCGCCCGCTTACTCTGTGGGCTCCCCGTGGAGCGTCTAGACTGGCTCCTGCTGAGGCTGCGGGCCCAACCCTGGGAGGCTAGCATGGCGGGCCCCCTGGCCTGGGTAGAAGGGACCCCTTTCTCCTCCCGGCTGCTGGCACAGGACGGGAAGAGGAAGCTGCCTGGCAGACAGGCGGCCAGTTggcagacacccccccacccccgcccagTCTCGACCCAACTGCTTCTGGCTTTGTCCGGAGAAGGGCACTGTcacttccctccccttcccccccaggGCTCGGTcacttcccccccttcctcccccccaccccctttggacTCATGTTGCTTCAAAGGTGCTGTTTGGATTTCTAAGGCATCGGAGGGCAACCTCGGCACGCCGGCCCTGCTCCCTCGCGACGGGAGGTCTCTGGCCCGGGAGGCGGCACGGAGGCGCGTCAAGAACACTTGGTGTCTTTGGGGAGACCGAGAGGGCGGCTCCCGCCCTGCCCGACGTCCCCGCCCCCATCTCGGGGCCGCGGGCGCTTTCTCCCGGCTACTGCTCCCACGGGTTCGCCCAGCGCGACGGGAGGCGGTTCAGGCATCTGGCAGGGCCCTGGGCAGgaccagcttctccttcttctcttactCACGTGCCTGGCGCTGCCCGAGAGAGGAGGCACCTGCAAAAGACACAGAGCGAGCCTCAGGAGAAGGCAGGTCAGACGAACACCcgccccgtccccccccccggccccgagGTCTTCTGCTTTTGCAACCCTTTGCACTGAGAAACAGGCCGCGCGGTGCTCGAAAGCGATGCTGCCAGACTTGGCCTCCATAACCAGCCGGAGTTGCCTGCCTGGAGGGTCTTATGCGGTAGACCTTTGCCAGCGGGAGGGAGTTTAGGGTGGCATTCAGCACCATTTCCCTCTGGTCTCAACAAGGCACGTGCTGCTACACACGGATGGGTACCAGGCGTTACTCCAAGTTTCCTGGGGAAAGATGCTCCTTTCATCTCTATCACGTACACAGATAATGAGACGGTGCACTTAATCGTTACACTATGAAAAAGTACATAGGGACTGAGTATTCTGCCATCTGATATAGATGCTGGTCCCAGGCGGTGCCGTGCATCCACTGAGTCTAGGGATCACCTGCTCATTGCTCTCTAGGGGTTCTTGGCAAGCATGAGGGGCGCATGGACCACCTTTCTAGTTGCTCTGTCACATTAGGATACCGATTTTCTGCTCTGCTGCTTCTTCTATGAAGCTCTGCCCCATTCCCGCTGCTGGATCCTCGTTGCCTCTCATCGACACGGACAGGACCCTGCCCTGGCCAAGCTCCCCTGAAAGCTCTTGGCACCAAGGTCCCCTTGCTTGTGTTCCTTCCTCTCCCATCAGACCCCTTGACTTACCTGCCCTCTGGGCGCCTCCTGCCGTCGTCCCCGCGGCCTCTGGACCGTTctgaaaggtggtgctgggaaAGAGGCACTGCCCCTCTTCCTGCCGGCCCTGCTCCAGCGGGTGGCATGTCTCTCGCTGCGGCTGTGGCTGCGGCTGCCCCTGGGGCTCCCAGGGAGGCTCCCCTGGAGCCAGATGCAGTCGGGGCGCCTCCGAGATGCCCCGCAGTCCACCTTCCCAAGGGCTGCCCCCGTGGCAGGGCCTGGGCAGGGCCAGCTCACCGTCTCGGTCCTCAGGAATGATGGAGATGCGCTGGGCCAAGTCGCACACCCCGGAAGAGCAGCCGGGCAAGGCGTCCTCGGCCACCACCGGGCACATGTACTGCACCTTCACCGCGTAGTCCTCGGCGTAGCGGCCGGGCTGGCTGGCTCGGCTCCCGACGGCCACTTGTTCCTCCTCATAGAAGCAGCAAGGCAAGGCCTCTCGCGCCCCCCTCTCGGTCCTCAGACTGTACAGCCCCTGGCCACCCCTCCCTGCCTGGGGCTCCCGCCCGGGGCCGCACACCCCGGTCCAAAGAGTGGGTGGCGGGGCGAGCAACAGGGAGCTGCGCTCGTTTGCACGCTGAGCCTCGAGGCAACAGGCGCACGCTTGGTCCTGGGGGGCTCGGCAAGTCCGAGAGGCGGGCGGAGGGGGAGAGGCGGCAGCGGCGATGGCTTCCGCCACCCCGCCAGGAAAGGCTTCGAGGCCTCCCCCCGGGTCCGAGGCTGGGTCCCGGTGCTCCAGcgaagagctgctgctgctgctgctgtagttcATCTCCAGGCTGCAGTTGGACAGCTGGTCGgccacggaggaggaggaggccggcgGCCCGGGAGGCGGGGGTTGGGGGCCCCCACGGTGAATCGTGGGTGGTCCCCCTCCCGGGGTCACGCCGCTGCCCGGCTCGCTCCCCCGGCAGGGGCTTCGGCTGCGGTAGACGTAGGGGTCGTAATCGCTGCTGAGGGAGCTCCGGAAGGTGGAGCAGCTGCCGTAGACGCCCTGGTGGCTGGCCTCGGTGCCGTCCGCCATGGAGTCGCTGGAGGAGCACCGGCACTGTGCCGAGCCGCCGCTaccgccactgctgctgctgctgctgtcgctgcCGGGCCCGTCGGCCAGGTAGCCGCTGCAGACCGACCGGTGGCCGTGGCCGTGGTAGCAGCTGAAGCTGGAAGCGCTGCCGGTCTCCAGGTGCGAGGAAGGTGCGACGTGGACCACGGGGGCAAAGAGCCGACCGCTGCCCACGGGGGGGAAGGCACGGGGCCCCCCCTTGGCCGCCAGGCCCAGAGGAAGCGGTCCGTTGGGCTCGCCCGGGTAGCTCAGCCCC
The genomic region above belongs to Pogona vitticeps strain Pit_001003342236 chromosome 14, PviZW2.1, whole genome shotgun sequence and contains:
- the ZNRF3 gene encoding E3 ubiquitin-protein ligase ZNRF3, with amino-acid sequence MHPLGLCNSNDEEDLYEYGWVGVVKLEHPDLEPKPCLTVLGKAKRAVQRGATAVIFDVSENPDAIDQLNQGVEDPLKRPVVYVKGADAIKLMNIVNKQKVARARIQHRPPPQPTEYFDMGIFLAFFVVVSLVCLILLVKIKLKQRRSQNSMNRLAVQALEKMETRKFKSKLKGGACEGSCGALDSLSSSSTSDCAICLEKYLDGEELRVIPCAHRFHRKCVDPWLLQHHTCPHCRHNIIEQKKGSPGQVCEEMARQLRSRQPPPPLPPQRVILPVHYPGRVHRAGPVTAYPTRTSMDPHGNPITVLTVDRHGEAPAFLRSYQPLPLDHAHLSAHSCALDHRGYPAAHPFRRPKFAGGHPFSKPACFSQYETMFQHYYFQGLSYPGEPNGPLPLGLAAKGGPRAFPPVGSGRLFAPVVHVAPSSHLETGSASSFSCYHGHGHRSVCSGYLADGPGSDSSSSSSGGSGGSAQCRCSSSDSMADGTEASHQGVYGSCSTFRSSLSSDYDPYVYRSRSPCRGSEPGSGVTPGGGPPTIHRGGPQPPPPGPPASSSSVADQLSNCSLEMNYSSSSSSSSLEHRDPASDPGGGLEAFPGGVAEAIAAAASPPPPASRTCRAPQDQACACCLEAQRANERSSLLLAPPPTLWTGVCGPGREPQAGRGGQGLYSLRTERGAREALPCCFYEEEQVAVGSRASQPGRYAEDYAVKVQYMCPVVAEDALPGCSSGVCDLAQRISIIPEDRDGELALPRPCHGGSPWEGGLRGISEAPRLHLAPGEPPWEPQGQPQPQPQRETCHPLEQGRQEEGQCLFPSTTFQNGPEAAGTTAGGAQRAGASSLGQRQARE